One Siniperca chuatsi isolate FFG_IHB_CAS linkage group LG3, ASM2008510v1, whole genome shotgun sequence genomic region harbors:
- the LOC122873759 gene encoding ATP-sensitive inward rectifier potassium channel 12-like: MVGTARPNLHYCPRRHSLMITGAMGAVRVNRYSIVSTDEDALKISSLGLHNGHSPLTQQTLSGACMRGEEGGECPGSDEGRGVLSLRVTNEPNVHNSCRASPSCRLGLDLGTGRLRSRFVKKNGQCNVVFNNMEDKPRRYLADIFTTCVDIRWRYLLLIFTTTFLLSWLLFGLVFWGVALAHGDFNLRIPVKEGDLRSNVEKGKDEWRPCILHIQGFIGAFLFSIETQTTIGYGFRCVTEECPVAVVTVVVQSIVGCIIDSFMIGTIMAKMVRPKKRAQTLLFSHHAVIALRDGKLCLMWRLGNMRKSHIVEAHVRAQLIKPHVTAEGEYLPLEQTDIDVGYDDGLDRLFLVSPLVVVHEINKNSPLYKMSRTDLQTEDFEIVVILEGMVEATAMTTQARSSYLSKEIMWGHRFEPVVFEKGDRYQVDYSRFHKTYEVPSTPHCSARELSQMMGRGGQSSSSSSSYSRSPSPFAPRAARRLLGPHSPSAFCYENEVALCCGDDEDEEDVKEEAVSLNVRSDREVKMRDDIHLGFKETFVEDQTVEMLCVLDSENQISLDRLQPTLPLYISRESGV, from the exons ATGGTTGGAACTGCCCGCCCCAACCTACATTACTGCCCTCGCAGACACAGCCTGATGATCACCGGTGCCATGGGAGCGGTGCGAGTCAACAG ATACAGCATCGTTTCCACAGATGAAGATGCCCTGAAGATCTCCAGCCTGGGCCTCCACAATGGCCACAGTCCTCTGACTCAGCAGACACTATCAGGGGCCTGTATGCGGggtgaagaaggaggagagtgTCCAGGAAGTGATGAGGGAAGAGGAGTTTTGTCTTTGAGAGTGACAAATGAGCCCAACGTCCACAACAGCTGCCGTGCTTCACCCTCATGTCGTCTGGGCCTGGATCTGGGCACCGGCCGCCTGCGCAGCCGCTTCGTGAAGAAGAATGGTCAATGCAATGTGGTGTTCAACAACATGGAGGATAAGCCACGACGATACTTGGCTGACATTTTCACCACCTGTGTGGACATACGCTGGCGCTACCTGCTGCTCATTTTCACCACCACCTTCCTTCTGTCTTGGCTGCTGTTCGGCCTGGTCTTCTGGGGAGTGGCGCTTGCTCATGGAGACTTTAACCTTCGCATTCCTGTGAAGGAAGGGGATCTTCGAAGCAACgtagagaaaggaaaagacGAATGGCGGCCATGTATTCTCCACATCCAGGGTTTCATTGGGGCGTTCCTCTTCTCCATAGAGACCCAGACCACCATAGGATATGGTTTCCGGTGTGTCACTGAAGAGTGCCCAGTCGCTGTGGTGACTGTGGTGGTCCAGTCCATCGTGGGCTGCATTATTGACTCATTCATGATTGGCACCATCATGGCAAAGATGGTGCGGCCCAAGAAGCGGGCACAGACCTTACTGTTCTCGCATCATGCCGTCATCGCTCTGCGAGATGGTAAGCTGTGCCTCATGTGGCGCCTGGGGAACATGCGCAAGAGCCACATCGTCGAAGCACATGTGCGTGCTCAGCTCATTAAGCCGCATGTGACGGCGGAAGGCGAGTACCTCCCTTTGGAGCAAACAGACATTGATGTCGGCTATGACGACGGGCTGGATCGGCTGTTTCTGGTGTCACCGCTGGTGGTGGTCCACGAGATCAACAAGAACAGTCCTCTGTATAAGATGAGTCGCACCGACCTGCAGACAGAGGACTTTGAGATCGTGGTCATCCTGGAGGGGATGGTGGAGGCCACAGCTATGACCACTCAGGCCCGTAGCTCCTACTTGTCCAAGGAGATCATGTGGGGCCACCGCTTTGAGCCTGTGGTCTTTGAGAAGGGTGACCGCTACCAAGTGGACTACTCCCGCTTCCATAAGACCTACGAAGTGCCATCTACGCCTCACTGCAGTGCCAGGGAACTGAGCCAGATGATGGGTCGTGGCGGGCAGTCCTCATCTTCCAGCTCGAGTTACTCCCGGTCTCCATCACCATTTGCCCCGAGGGCAGCCCGTCGCCTACTGGGCCCTCACTCCCCCAGCGCTTTCTGCTACGAGAACGAGGTAGCTTTGTGCTGTGGGGacgatgaggatgaggaggatgtGAAAGAGGAGGCGGTGAGCTTGAATGTAAGAAGTGATAGGGAGGTAAAGATGAGAGATGACATTCACTTGGGTTTCAAAGAGACGTTTGTGGAGGACCAGACGGTGGAGATGCTGTGTGTTCTGGACTCAGAGAATCAGATCAGCCTTGACAGACTACAGCCCACCCTACCTTTATACATCAGCAGAGAGTCAGGAGTTTAA